tatggTTGGATATCGGAAGTTCCAAGAAAGAAACcacaaataaaattaagaattaaaaagaattgagGATAGTTatgaaataaataagtACTGATAGTTGTTTGCTTTTGTCAGGTTTATGTTGTGATTGGGTTTGATATAAATTAGTTTGAAGAGAATACAAATACTTTTTTCAGAAATCAGAAGCGGATGACCCATTACACAaccatacaaaaaaaactaacACAGAAACAACTTATAGGAAAAACTGAAATTCCCTTAaaagcaaaacaaaacaaaaacaaaaactaactaaaaaaaaaaatctctCCTGCATATTGTCTATTTCAAGATTGCTACATATTtcagtagtaatagtagttAGATTTATTGCTAGAATTAAAGTGATGACATGTGCgttcatcatcattgatAACCGTTTTTCGAACATGGGAGCTGTCtccatcaattttttgtcAATCATCTGTTGCTATTTGGGGATTATCCCCTCCACTATGGATCAAGAAGTCGGGGAAAACGTGTTGGTTACAGACAACAACTGCAAACTCATTTCTTGAATCTCTAAACCAAaccttattttttttattgtttaccaatcaaaagaaaatgaaactcACTCTTTGCCCATAAAATAACCACGCTTAATAACATTTAGATGAGGCCATACAATGTCAAAGATTAGTTCATTTAGCCAAACTCCAGAATTTGATTGGAATTCTCACTTGGTCATCACAAATGTCGTGTTAGTCAGGTCATTGACGACATAATGATATTCGAGACATTTACATtgtataatatattatGTGATTACACACAATCTCCCACACAATTTGTCATATTAGTAATATCACCTCACATGAGTGTTCTGCTTACACGAAACCTTTTAGTAAAACTCatgatttcaatatctcattttcaaaatggAGTCGAACACTATAAATACACCATTTGGATCCCTAATACTTGTTTCCTGAAGCATAGAATCACCTTTACATAACTTTatgaatttgtttttcataCCCATCATAGCATCagttatttattattactattattcTAATAATCAAACCCCAGACACCATAAACGAAACAAAAATCGTAAACAATATGGCTTcacaattatcaaaaaaatttattcaGAATCCAACACCTTTCCCAActtatttcttttcccATGGAGGCCCAACCTTTATGTACGAATTAGATGATTTTGGCAATAAAGGGGCATGGAATGCTGTAAAGaaaattggtaataatatcaaaaagaattggaaacCTGATTACATTGTTGTAGTCAGTGCTCATTGGCAAAGTAGTGGAGacaatttaattgaaataaattatcctaaaaataatgaagaaaaccCATTAATCTATGACTTTTATGGATTCCCTGATTACATGTATAAAGAAGAATTCCATTCTAAGaataatttattcattGCAAATGAGATTAAAGCAGAATTAGAAAAGAATGGGTTTAATTCCACACTCACAAATCGTGGAATTGATCACGGGGTTTGGGTGCCATTTAAAGTGGCATTCAGTGATTATACCACTCAGTCGAAAACTCAACCAGAGATCAAAAGTTTAGATTTACCAGAAACATCGGTAATTCAAGTCTCGTTAACTTCAAGAGATGGTGATTTTGTTAAACACTTCAAATTGGGTGAAGTTTTGAGCAAGTTCAAGAATGAGTTGATTTGGGACGAATCTAGACAGAAGTATTTAAAGGGGTTAATTGTCTGCTCAGGAATGTCAGTTCACAATTTGAGAGATTTGGGTGCTTCCTTCCGTCAACCTAAGCAACTCATGCCATACGTCAAAccatttaatcaattgttgaCTAAAACTGTTGAAGAAAATCATGGTGACAGCTTATTGCAGGCgtttttggatttgaaaaaaaatccatTATTGCGACAAGCTCACCCAACTTTAGAACATTTCTTACCAATAGTTGTTGCTGGAGGAGTTGCTTCGAAATccaatgatgattttaaagAAGTTTACAATGATTCAATGCTCAGTTTAGGTTGGGGTGTTTACCAAGTTGGCCAATACAATAACAGCTCAAAAGTgtaataaaaagaaactttCAACAAGGGACTTGTAAACAAAGATATAAATAGATATGAATAGTAGTTGTGTATTATGTTTGATATTTTCTAATGTACAATATGAATAAGCAAGACTAACTTCCTAtctttttaataattcgTTTAATGCCTTTTCAACACCAGCTTCATCTAAACCTTCTAAACTTGTTTTCACTTCTTCACCTCTTTCAAATCTGGCAGTTAATGTAGGTGGGATACCATAACTTTCTCTAATCAAAATTGGTAATTTGTAATTCAGTTGAGTCTTCAAAGATGGATAGTTTTTAGTCAAAAAGTTTCTCACAGGTATTGAGGCTTCTCCTGTTTGTGATAAGTGGAAtcttaattcttttaaGGCAGTTGGAATGACAAACTTAGACATTGGGTACTGTTGGTTAGTGTGGTAGATTTATGGATACTGGACTCTTGatggtaattttttttccagCGAATTTTACTGGTTACTTACAtctggaaaaaaaaaagtagaaGGTCGTGCGCGGATGATAATTTATAGTGATGACAAACCTTACTAATGGCTgccaaaaagaaagtgtTCAGCTGTATTACATCTGACATAAATATACTAGAAGGTTACAGTTTAGATATGACACCCTTGAGAGAAAGTATATTTTCTATCCTGTTTGGTAACATATTTGAAACTAActtttatttataaaaaaaaaaaaaaaccaattgaatctaaataaaaaaaccaaCTTATTATTAATGCATATGCTAATTAAAAACACCCTGGTCAACTCCTAACTTGCTATAATCTGCTGACACACTCTTGATATCCGGAACTTTCACTGGCATATCGCTCTCAATCGACTTCATAACTGCATCAATGCACAATAATGCAGAAATaccatcatcaattgaacACCAAGGCTCTTTCACATTTCCtctaattaaatcaatgaaaTGTTCCAACTGAGAATCAAAGGgcaatttttccaaatccaGTTCAATAACAGTCTCATTTATTGGATTGGTCCATGAAGATGTTAcatctttttcttgatgATACAATTTCATATCTGGCATCGATAAGGTCCCTTTGGACCCAAATATACGATAAATACCTGACACACCTTGATTCTTAGGAATTGTAGGGTTTTCACCTGTACCactttcaaaattaaatggTGACACGACATTATCGCAGCAAATGAATGTACCGGTTACTCCACTCTCAAATTTAATGGTCAAAGCTGCACCTTCGTCGGCTTCATGATTTCTCTGTTGCAGTAGTAGCTCGGCATAAATACGTTGAATCCTACCAAACATGTATTGTAATAAATCCAAGTCATGTAccaaattaatcaatagCACACCACCTCCGGTACTTGTACTTTTTCTCCAAGGTGAGACATCGAAATATTCCTGTGGTTTACTTAACATCCAACTTCCTTGAATGGCCACTATTTGGCCAACTTTAGATAAGTTTTTCTTGGTGCTTAAAATGTAAGGGTTAAATCTTCTATGGTGACCCACAAGAACCTTtacatttttcaattcacaGTAATGTTTTAATGCTTTAGCATCTTCAGGTGTGCTTCCTATTGGCTTTTCAACTAATAAATGGATTCCGTATGATGCTAATTCGGCACTAACTGAAACATGGGTGTGATTAGGGGTACACACTATGGCACCATCGGGATAAGGAATCGAGTTCTCATCACAATATTTCATAcatgattcaattgatggGAAATATAAAGTGTTGAATGTTTCAGCAACATCGGCAGTGGCTGGATTAGGATCAATGATTGCAAATAAATCAGTTTGTGGATTATTTGAAACGTGTAATGCATGTCTAGGGCCAATTAAACCAGCCCCCACAACTATGATTTGAAGGAGATTTGGGGCAATCATATTTTAGTGCAACAACTGAATGAATGAACGATAGTGAAAGactgaaattaaaaaaaaaacaacttaAGTATCagtaaaaaaagaatgtgATTAAAAGGGGaattaagaaaagaagaaattagaaaaggaaaagtttttcaattccaatGCAATGAAATGTATGGCAGAGTATTAATTTGCTAGTATGGGTATTACATGTGGCTGCGAAGCTTcgtgaaaaaaaaaaaaaatcactcacaaaatgaaaaaaaaaaaaaaaaataaaaagaaacaaaaaaatgcCCGCATTTTATTCTGACACCCGTTGCTCCGGTACAGGAGAGAATTAGTCACATTGTCTGAAATGTGGAGGTGGAGATGATATGATATGTTCTTCAACGCCAACCACAAATCGTCAAAGATTCACTCGTTATAGTTGTTTATGTATACTTCGAACAATGTAATTACTTTCCATTAATATGTAGCAGATTCTctgtttatttatattctgAACAGCCTTTTGCAGGTCAAATCACAACTAGAATCAGCACATACAGAGGCAAGCATAAATCATCAGAATACTAATATTGTAAGCAGAACTCTTTTTTCTGGTATATACAATTGGAATCATATTGTGTAAGCTactttcaattcaattgttcGGCAAAAACCAGTGTAATCAATTCTGGAACAGAAATAGTTTTGAATGCCTGAACAACagtatttgaaaaaaagtCTTCACATACAAATACTAGAAACTCGtcatttatatattattgaatcaacTAGAACTGACTTGTTGGTGTGTAGCCCAGTTTTTCCAAATAGCTTATCACTACTTGTAAGAActcaattcaaattattgttatGGTGAGTACACGACTActaatcaaattttcaaaagtgAAGTCATTTTAAAGCGTGGTATAACGTTTTCTCTTTGCAAACCAATGCCCAACATACAGTTGACGCAAgcaataattataaatgtcttttgatattaattGGAACCAACTAACAATTGATGatacaatcaatcaatcaataaaagaatttttggatcaacaattcaaaaaaatctcCCTCCCATCGTTTATTTCCAATCTTTCAGTGactgatttcaatttaggAGAAATCCCTCCGGAAATAACCATTCGACATATTGGTGATCCCTTTGAGGAATTttatgaagatgaagataattTGGGAGCCACCAATGAAACCAATcataatttaaatgatgaaCGTCTGACTATGGGGAAGAGCCAAGAGAATGGGATCCATAAGGATAATGCATACAACAGTCAAAactttgatgatgatgacgacgaTGACGAAGGCGTCGATGAAGATGACGATGACGATGAATACGACGATCATGATTTGGGGACCATCAACGAAGGGATTAGTTTATTGAACTTTAACGATAGTTCAACCACTCCTTCTGGTAACTCATTTGGAGGTCTGATTGCACCTttgccaccaccaccttTAAACCCCTCAAGAGATTCTTTCCACTCCATCCTTCACCCTTATGGTGTTAATAGCATAATAGGCGCAACAGGTGCTGGGTCAGAAACCCCTACAAATATactaaatcaaaattatctATCGTCCAGAGTATTACCAAAAATATCtgtaaaacaaaaacaaccaCATCACGACGACAATGATATTCAACTTATTGTGGAGATAAATTACAAAGGTGACATGCATATCAACTTGTTGGTGAATTTATTGGTGAATTATCCATCCCCCAATTTCATATCATTGCCAATAAAGTTACATATTACTGATATAGTGATACATTCAATTGCCACCATTGcttatttaaaaaaatcgGTCTATTTGTCTTTCCTTtgtgatgttgatgatgcaTTCCCTGATTTTGatagcaataataatgcACAAACACCTACATCTACCACAGGTGGGAATTTTGTTGACTATTATTCCAATGATGCAGCTAtcaataaagaaagaatagATATCGTTAAAAAgatcaaaattgaaagtgAAATTGGTGAAGTTGAGAATAATATACTAAGAAATGTGGGcaaagttgaaaaatttttggttGAACAATTAAGGAATATTTTGCGGGATGAAATTGCTTGGCCAAGTTGGATTTGTATTGATAtgaatgatgatggtgatgatgacgatgatgatgaagtgGAAGATAGTAATGTTAGTGATGGCGATGGCAAGGATAATGATGGCAAACATGGAGATGGACCAACACACGAGGtataaattgaagaataaccaccaaaatgaatttaaatgaGCCTAAATAGGTCCATCCAACTACTAGCAAATGCTACAAAGAAAGTTATTACCAGATCAAGATGATTGAGAAATACGATCATTATATAGTAGTAATTTGCACATTGAGCATCATGTAATCTAAGAATTTCTGTAAATATAGCACTAATGAACCTACAATCTATATtccaattgaaataaaGCTGTAGTTGTGGCACGTTTAATGATTGCAGATTATCTCTTGATATTTCGGTACATTTAAACATATTGGGCTGtctgaaaagaaaaaaaaaaaaaaaactttttgTAATCTCCGacaacatcatcaaatcACTTATCACACCAACGGCCATGTCATTAAACGAACTAGTTAGTCAATTTAGATTTACCAGAGTGTTGAAAAGTGACTCACAGACTAAAACAATATCTATACTAGGcaaaataaataacaaAGATGCAATTGTAACCATTGAGAAATCCCACTTTAGTACTGGCTCAGATCTTGACTTGCAGAAATTAATCACTGATCTATCTATAATCAATTCCAACGATGTCTATTATTGGTCAACAGCGAATTTATTTCAAGATGTGTTGGAATTACCAGGtgcaaaattgaatttgatttatccAGCTACAGAGACTCACATTAGGAAATATGATGATCAAAAATTGCATTACGTCAGAGAAACACCAGAAATGTACCAAAAATATGTTGTTCCTTATATTGAAACTATGAAAGGTGATAGATTGAAATGGGTTTacaatatattatttgagGGAAAGGAAAGTGAAACATTCATATATCACGACAAGTCACCCACGGGATTTGTGTTGTTGCCCGATATGAAATGGGATGGAAAGAATTTGGATACATTGTATTTGTGCTGTATTGTCAATAGGCTAGATATATCTTGTGTGAGAGATTTAAATCAAAGCCATATTGCTTATTTGTctaatttacaaaaaattgtgAAAGAAGTGACGGTTAACAAATATGGAATTAAACCTGATCAATTGAGAGTATTTTTACACTATCAACCATCgtattatcattttcatttacaTATTGTAAATGTGCAACATCCAGGGTTAGGAGATGGTATAGCTATTGGAAAGGCTATCTTGCTAGATGATGTTATAgacaatttgaaattggatGGACTGTATTATAGTGAAAAAACCATTGGTTTTGTATTAGGTGAAAACCATGGATTATGGCAAATTGAAGGTTATAGAGATTTACATTTTAAGCAAAAAAACTAATATACATTGGTTAGActattttaataattaaattcGCTACTTGCAGATTTCACAGCCATCTTGGCCATTCTcaacattttctttcttgggTCCTCTTTTTTACCTTTCTTAGATTCTGAGTAATTGCTGTTATTACCAACAGATTTACCTAACTTCTTTGGTGTCTCTCTTAATCCAAAACTTTTCGCTAAATGACCTAaatgtaataattttaCATTGAAAAACTCACGTTCCGACGACAAATGTGTTGCGTATGCACGTATATGAGAAGTAAATGCCCTAACAGCTTCGTCATGACTAGCTTGATCTTCTAATAGCCACCTTTCAACATCAAGATGCCAAGTGGTAGCATGGATATCCCACTTCCCTAACTTATTATCCTTTGACTTGATATTTCCTTGTGCAAATCCTTCTTGTAATATTTCTTCATAATTCTTAACTCTCAAGTTTCCTTCTCTTGGATGCGCAACCTTCAACTTTCCCTCTACATACCCTTCTTCAATACCTGGAAGTAGAAACAAAGTTGCATTACCTTCATTACCCAATCTTGCTGATCTACCAATTCTATGCAAATGATCATCAATAGTGAAAGGAGGGTCATATTCTATAACATTGGCAACATTTGGTAAATCCAACCCACGAGACGCAACATCAGTACAAAATAATATCTTGTtatatgaattattatctttGATAAACGACTGCAATGTGCTTGTACGTGATTGCTGTGAAAGTGAACCATGAAGCTTATAGACAATTGTATTGTCACTTAATTGAGGGGCAGTGAGCACGCCATTGTCctcattttcatcatcttctggCAGAACTAACACAGTTTTCACTTCACCGGATTCTTCATCAgtcatttttttaaacTTTTTACCATCTCGAGTGAATACGTCAAAATGGAAATCAACTGAATCGGAACAGGAAAAAAACACAATGGTTCTTTCAGTAGAGTGTTTGCAAATACTCAATAACAATGCATCCAATGTAACTAGTCTCAACTTGGGTGGaacgacaacaacatttTGAATCAACTGGTCTGGTGCCGTACTTGTAGTGGTGGCTATGGTTTCGTCAAATGATACGGTTCCAGGAACAGAAGCTGTTTCCACTGAAATCATTTCAGGATTTTTCAACACTATACTACCCAATTTTTTCACATTACTATGCAATGTAGCTGAACACAACATATTTATTCTTCTCGATGGTAACCCTTGCCATTTTTCAGCGGTGTCAGCAATTTTAGAATTTGAGTCTATTTTGGCAGTGATTTGGGCTATAGTTTCTTCAAATCCCAACTCCATTAATTTATCACCTTCATCTAACACAAGCCATCTCAACTGACTAATATCTAAtgtttttgtattttcCAAATGATCAGCCAACCTTCCTGGAGTAGCAACTAATATATTACACCCTTTTCTCAATCTTGCCTTTTCTgacttctttttttcaccACCAATGACTATTCCTGGAACTACCCAATGATGGCATCTTGTTAATGTCTCCAACACCCCATAAATCTGTGTGGCCAATTCACGGGTAGGTGTTAAAATTATGGCAAATAACCCTGATTCTCGATTAATcttgaatttattttctctCATCAACTTATGGAATATGGGCAAAACAAAAGCCAATGTTTTACCAGACCCTGTTTGTGCTTTCACGAATAGATCATTTTCTGTGGCTATTAAACTCGGTATTACTAATTGTTGAATCTTGGTTGGATGCATGAATCGTAAATGTTCAGTTAGATGTGTTgacaatttttcattcaacCCTAAACCAGAAAATGTAGTTGCATCTTTCATAGGTGCATTGGATGGTAAATAAGTAAGCTCTTTGGTAGTCGAAGTTGTCACTAAGTGTGACGTTGGTTCGTTATTGGTAAATAAAGATGACACATATGAATCACCTTTCCCACCAAATTCACCTTTGCTTTCTGTGAACTTTGACCTTTTGTTCGAGTCAGCTGGTAATTTATCTTCAAATACCCGTTTTCGTTTGGATTCATCAACTGGGATGAGATTTACTCCGGTCTCGGGCTGCCTCTTTTTCGTTCTACCTTGTAATGCAAGTTGTAACTTTCTTCTATCCTTCCATCTACCACCCAGAACTTTGAcattttggtttttggaAGTTGTGGTTGATGAAGTATCTGGAACAGCAAagttcaacaacaatccaTCATCTTCGTCCATTCTTAGTAGTTTTTAATAAAGAGAATACacttttctttgattttagTAATGCAAAGATCATAGAAACttgaacttttttttttttgtgcaCTCATTGAACTGGCCATGAGCTGGTTCCATAAAcgccattttttttttctagtATGGCTTTATTGGTATTTGGCCGATTACTTAGCtgtaaacaacaatatgTTACGACGCTGGATGAGGGGTACtgtaaaaaataaatcaagtaAATCTATTGATATATAAGAATTCAATTGCTCAATTTGGAGCAGTTGAAAATGTAGTAATCAAACCTCCCAAAAAAAGACCATATATTGTCCAACTACTCAACTATTTATTAACATGTCTATGTATTCATCATATGAAGtctttgttttcaattcaatatttgtatCTATATGATGGTCTAAGCCAAACTTTATACTTTTGGTTACATCATCATCGCCTCTTTTCCAAATTAAATTCTGccattcttcttcttcaaaatGCTTTACCAGTTTCAATGAATCCCCTAACGAATGCAGGAACTCACCAGATTGAGTAGAATGCTTAGCAGCTGATTGCAAGATTTGAACATTTGCTGGTTTTTCATTAGTGCTCTCTTGTTGTCTCCTCTGTTGAATGGTTTGGGcttctaaatcatcaatgtACTTGAACGAAGGTTTTAATTGAACTGTACTGTCCACCGGAATCAACACAACTCGTCTTTCATTGCCATCATTTACTATTTTTGCAGCATAGTTTCCTACTTCATAAGACCCATCCAATACACCCAGAATCGTCTGCTCAAAAATTTGCTCACCCCATTCCTGAACTTTGTCCAcattaaagaatttgtCGGTATCAAGGGGTACTTTCACTTGAAGGTACTGTGACTCCGGTTTGATTGAGGCATGGCAATTTCCAGCTTTATTTGGACGTGATTTGGGTCGACCAGCATACTGTAAAACATGTAATGACTGTTTTACTCTTTCTGGTACTGTGTTTATGTGTAATGGTATTGATTCTACTATTGGGTCATCGTCATCTGGATCAGACATCTTCTCGTCTGGGTATTCTTGTTTCACTTGcacttcttcatcttcctcCTTTATTGTAGATGTTGATGGTTTATATGGTTCTGGGGTAATATCATCCTCctcatcaataaataacaGACTCATTTTTGGTATGTGATTTGGAGTTTTGTAGCTGTTGacaataaaaagaaagccAGTTGCTCAAGAAAATTTTAGAACCACATCTCTCACGATACATCAAAAAACTattaagaaagaaaaaaaaaaaaaaattacgATAGGTGGGAAAAAGATCATCACTGTCTTTACCATACGAACACCCTGACTCAAAACTAATCTAGAATGGCCGATTTTGACATTAAGGAGACATATCTCAAGTTTTTGGAAGAAGACAAAGATATGACTATGCCAATTGCGGCAATTGAATCACTTGTGTCAATGTTAAAAGCTAAGTCACCATCAACCTCCTCcgaattaatcaatttagtTTCGAAAAacattgatttattaaaatcatcaatcCCCAATAATATTTCTCTTTCTGCTGGGTGTGATTTGTTTATGAGATTTGTGTTGAGAAACACCAACGTGTATTCTGATTGGGAGTCGTTTTCACAGAATCTTGTTGAGAATGGAGAATTGTTCGTTCAGCGTGCTAAAGAATCAAGACTTAAACTGGCAGAATATGGTGTTCCATTTATTAAAGATGACGACGTAATATTAGTTCATTCATACTCACGTGTTGTTTACAGCCTATTGTTGAAGGCCAAACAAGAAAAGTTAATTCGATTCAAAGTCTTGGTTACCGAAAGTAGACCAACAGGCAATGGATACTACATGGCTAGGAAATTAAGAGAAGCAGATATACCAGTTGAGGTTATTGTAGATAACGCAGTGGGATATGTATTGCATAAAGTAGACAAAATCTTGGTTGGTGCTGAAGGTGTTGCTGAAAGTGGTGGAGTAATAAATCACATTGGAACATATCAAATTGGTTGTTTAGCTAAAGTTAACAATAAACCTTTTTATGTGGTGACTGAATCTCACAAATTTGTTAGGTTATTTCCCTTGGCACCCAATGACCTACCTAACAGCATTAGTCATTTCGATTATGACGGAAACAAAACAGAAGAAGTCAATCATAGTGGACAAGAACTTTTAAAGACAAACTTTGTTGATTTCACATCTCACGAATATATTACCGCCTTGATTACAGATTTGGGAGTATTGACTCCGTCTGCTGTCAGTGAAGAGTTGATAAAAATATGGTACGATTGAGACAATTGGTGTTCGTATATATAGTAGACTTgttattatataatttgatCTAATACATTTTCTAAacttttcaaatcaaagtAATTTGTACCTTCTAATTTAGCAACCTTAACACAAGTTACGCCCTTCGAAGTAAGATAATCAACATCGACTTCAATGCTGGGATTCTCCATGTATACCAAATGTGTGATGAATCTATTCCATTCATATTTAG
This sequence is a window from Candida dubliniensis CD36 chromosome 7, complete sequence. Protein-coding genes within it:
- a CDS encoding eIF-2b GDP-GTP exchange factor, putative (In S. cerevisiae: activity subsequently regulated by phosphorylated eIF2; first identified as a positive regulator of GCN4 expression;~Similar to S. cerevisiae GCN3), whose protein sequence is MADFDIKETYLKFLEEDKDMTMPIAAIESLVSMLKAKSPSTSSELINLVSKNIDLLKSSIPNNISLSAGCDLFMRFVLRNTNVYSDWESFSQNLVENGELFVQRAKESRLKSAEYGVPFIKDDDVILVHSYSRVVYSLLLKAKQEKLIRFKVLVTESRPTGNGYYMARKLREADIPVEVIVDNAVGYVLHKVDKILVGAEGVAESGGVINHIGTYQIGCLAKVNNKPFYVVTESHKFVRLFPLAPNDLPNSISHFDYDGNKTEEVNHSGQELLKTNFVDFTSHEYITALITDLGVLTPSAVSEELIKIWYD